The Streptomonospora litoralis genome window below encodes:
- a CDS encoding PH domain-containing protein, translating to MSEYGPPDPRTPGSGGGEPGAAGAAGERPDAGAAAGAAPGAQGPPESDAPVGSDGPEGAAAPDENAPAAAPEAEPVYRLSRLTLVTAPINYLRNYLVPVLVALVAGTYSFNPWVLGGAAGAIVMMLVSGIVTWYTFRYQVGAERLEIRRGLINRSRRSIPLERIRGVDITSNLLHRMLGLAVVKIEAAAGGGGSEEGKLDAVTAPEAERLRRVLLRRRAYLRGDEGTPVAPADAPSADTAAGAQAEPDDDAEVYFAMPRAWYFYAVLSLGYLLTPFVALATLVGFLGQGVGEAVAERIGDIAVDVYERAIEMTVTLLIVAAVVLVLVLLLAMPLFAVVSYTVTHWRFTLLRRGDALVAERGLLTRQSVTLEKRRIRGHELMDNPLERTRAAVRLRAIVTGLGQTATRAMLMPIGPRATVEAVVERALRPFRGTLARHPRAALWRRLFRAVVPFAAAAAVAAFLAPMWVAAALALLAVLGVPLGIDRYRSLGHGDDGDQVSVRSGSLRRVQAVVVRDAVIGWTWKQTLFQRRVGLADLELTVGAGSGGYTAIDAGFAESVGFARGVTPDMVRPFLEGGGTGEGGGSQT from the coding sequence ATGAGCGAGTACGGCCCGCCCGACCCCCGCACGCCGGGCTCCGGCGGCGGCGAGCCCGGTGCCGCCGGTGCGGCCGGGGAGCGCCCGGACGCCGGCGCGGCCGCGGGAGCCGCGCCGGGCGCGCAGGGGCCTCCAGAGTCCGACGCACCGGTGGGCTCCGACGGTCCCGAGGGCGCCGCCGCGCCGGACGAGAACGCGCCGGCCGCTGCGCCCGAGGCCGAGCCCGTGTACCGCCTGAGCCGGTTGACCCTGGTCACGGCGCCGATCAACTACCTGCGCAACTACCTCGTCCCCGTGCTGGTGGCCCTCGTCGCCGGCACCTACAGCTTCAACCCGTGGGTGCTGGGCGGCGCCGCCGGCGCGATAGTGATGATGCTGGTCAGCGGGATCGTCACCTGGTACACGTTCCGCTACCAGGTCGGCGCGGAGCGCCTGGAGATCCGCCGGGGACTGATCAACCGCTCCCGCCGCTCCATTCCGCTGGAGCGCATCCGCGGCGTGGACATCACCTCCAACCTGCTGCACCGCATGCTGGGCTTGGCCGTCGTCAAGATCGAGGCCGCCGCGGGCGGCGGCGGCAGCGAGGAGGGCAAGCTCGACGCGGTCACCGCACCCGAGGCCGAGCGGCTGCGCCGCGTCCTGCTGCGGCGGCGCGCCTACCTGCGCGGCGACGAGGGCACCCCCGTCGCGCCCGCCGACGCTCCCTCCGCCGACACGGCGGCGGGAGCGCAGGCGGAGCCGGACGACGACGCCGAGGTCTACTTCGCCATGCCCAGGGCGTGGTACTTCTACGCCGTGCTCAGCCTGGGCTACCTGCTGACTCCGTTCGTGGCCCTGGCCACGCTCGTCGGCTTCCTCGGCCAGGGGGTGGGCGAAGCCGTCGCCGAGCGCATCGGCGACATCGCCGTCGACGTCTACGAGCGCGCGATCGAGATGACGGTGACGCTGCTGATCGTGGCCGCCGTCGTGCTGGTTCTGGTGCTGCTGCTGGCCATGCCGCTGTTCGCGGTCGTCTCCTACACCGTCACGCACTGGCGCTTCACCCTGCTGCGGCGCGGGGACGCGCTGGTGGCCGAGCGGGGGCTGCTGACCCGGCAGAGCGTGACTCTGGAGAAACGGCGCATCCGCGGGCACGAGCTGATGGACAACCCGCTGGAGCGCACCCGCGCGGCGGTGCGCCTGCGCGCCATCGTCACCGGTCTGGGCCAGACCGCGACCCGGGCGATGCTGATGCCGATCGGGCCGCGCGCCACGGTCGAGGCGGTCGTGGAACGCGCGCTGCGCCCCTTCCGAGGCACTCTTGCGCGCCATCCGCGTGCCGCGCTGTGGCGGCGGCTGTTCCGTGCGGTGGTGCCTTTCGCCGCGGCCGCCGCGGTGGCGGCGTTCCTCGCGCCGATGTGGGTGGCCGCCGCGCTGGCGCTACTGGCTGTGCTGGGTGTGCCGCTGGGCATCGACCGCTACCGCTCGCTGGGCCACGGCGACGACGGCGATCAGGTCAGCGTGCGGTCGGGGTCGCTGCGGCGGGTGCAGGCGGTGGTGGTGCGCGATGCCGTCATCGGCTGGACCTGGAAGCAGACCCTGTTCCAGCGCCGCGTGGGGCTGGCCGACCTGGAGTTGACGGTAGGCGCCGGCAGCGGCGGCTACACGGCGATCGACGCGGGCTTCGCCGAGTCGGTCGGCTTCGCCCGCGGCGTCACCCCCGACATGGTGCGCCCCTTCCTCGAAGGCGGCGGCACCGGAGAAGGCGGCGGTTCTCAAACGTGA
- a CDS encoding PH domain-containing protein, whose translation MWTLQSAIGSAVTLGVLSAAVWGVRLASWAWIPDWLLRNAWWLVAAYGVYAAARTVIVPQWRYRVHRWETTADVVYTRSGWFSRQWQLVPVSRIQTVDHRQGWMERLFRVATLEVQTASHAGSSTIEGLDAGDAQRISEELAERAAELRDDAT comes from the coding sequence ATGTGGACCCTGCAGTCGGCGATCGGCTCGGCGGTGACGCTGGGCGTGCTGAGCGCGGCCGTGTGGGGGGTGCGCCTCGCGTCGTGGGCGTGGATTCCCGACTGGCTGCTGCGCAACGCCTGGTGGCTGGTCGCGGCCTACGGCGTCTACGCCGCCGCCCGCACGGTGATCGTGCCCCAGTGGCGCTACCGCGTGCACCGCTGGGAGACCACCGCCGACGTGGTCTACACCCGCAGCGGATGGTTCAGTCGGCAGTGGCAACTGGTGCCGGTAAGCCGTATCCAGACCGTCGACCACCGCCAGGGGTGGATGGAGCGGCTGTTCCGCGTCGCCACCCTGGAGGTGCAGACCGCCTCGCACGCCGGATCCTCCACCATCGAAGGGCTCGACGCCGGCGACGCGCAGCGGATCTCCGAGGAGCTCGCCGAGCGCGCCGCGGAACTGCGCGACGACGCGACATGA
- a CDS encoding ATP-binding cassette domain-containing protein, whose protein sequence is MTDAIRAEGLVKRFKGETALGGVDLAARTGAVLGVLGPNGSGKTTTVRILSTLLRPDAGHATVAGHDVMREPHLVRRRIGLTGQYAAVDEDLTGTQNLVLIARLLGFSRASARARSAELMERFALTFAADRAVKTYSGGMRRRLDLAASLVGRPALLYLDEPTTGLDPHSRNELWDVVRTLVHDGVTVLLTTQYLEEADQLADDIAVLDRGEVISRGTPDELKARAGAQVLQVRPLEAARLERVGRIVEAVTGSEVRSGEGAANASVTDTTVMPEVVRRLDEEEIAVAELTLRRPSLDEVFLALTGHTAETVPAVGAAGAEQSERTHA, encoded by the coding sequence ATGACTGACGCCATCCGGGCGGAGGGTCTGGTCAAGAGGTTCAAGGGCGAGACCGCCCTCGGCGGGGTGGATCTCGCCGCACGGACCGGAGCCGTACTGGGAGTGCTGGGGCCGAACGGTTCCGGCAAGACGACAACCGTGCGGATCCTGTCGACGCTGCTGCGGCCCGACGCCGGGCACGCCACGGTCGCCGGCCACGACGTGATGCGCGAACCGCACCTGGTGCGCCGCCGGATCGGCCTCACCGGGCAGTACGCGGCCGTCGACGAGGACCTCACCGGCACGCAGAACCTGGTGCTGATCGCCCGCCTGCTCGGCTTTTCGCGAGCCTCCGCGCGCGCCCGCTCCGCGGAGCTGATGGAGCGCTTCGCCCTCACCTTCGCCGCGGACCGGGCGGTCAAGACCTACTCGGGAGGCATGCGGCGCCGCCTGGACCTGGCCGCCAGTCTGGTGGGCCGGCCCGCGCTGCTCTACCTGGACGAGCCCACCACCGGCCTGGACCCCCACAGCCGCAACGAACTGTGGGACGTGGTGCGCACCCTGGTGCACGACGGTGTGACGGTGCTGCTGACCACGCAGTACCTGGAGGAGGCCGACCAGCTCGCCGACGACATCGCCGTGCTGGACCGGGGCGAGGTGATCAGCCGCGGCACCCCGGACGAGCTGAAGGCGCGCGCGGGTGCGCAGGTGCTGCAGGTGCGCCCGCTGGAGGCAGCCCGGCTGGAGCGGGTCGGCCGCATCGTCGAGGCCGTCACCGGTTCGGAGGTCCGCTCGGGCGAGGGCGCCGCCAACGCCTCGGTCACCGACACCACCGTCATGCCCGAGGTCGTCCGACGCCTCGACGAGGAGGAGATCGCGGTCGCGGAGCTGACGTTGCGCAGGCCCAGCCTGGACGAGGTGTTCCTGGCGCTGACCGGGCACACCGCCGAGACCGTTCCCGCGGTCGGCGCCGCGGGCGCCGAGCAGAGCGAGAGGACCCACGCATGA
- a CDS encoding ABC transporter permease encodes MSAVDTAEPAGATSAPAVTERITPVSAVQHGMLLTWRSLLKIKRNPEEVLGLTFMPLMFVALFVFVFGQAMMGDWRAYRDLITPGIIAQSVIFATIGTGVALNTDIEKGIFDRFRSLPIARSAPLIGAILGDLVRYLLTVVMVMLVAVAIGYRPEGGVLGLLAATAVVMAFAFALCWLSAFMGMLLRTPMAVNIFGSVWMFPLTFGSSAFVPTDQMPGFMQTFAEINPVTHVINAMRELLNSQPAGESLLWVLLWTIGITAVFFPLATRAYRRRA; translated from the coding sequence ATGAGCGCCGTGGACACCGCGGAGCCCGCCGGCGCGACGTCGGCCCCCGCCGTCACCGAGCGGATCACCCCCGTGTCGGCCGTCCAGCACGGCATGCTGCTGACCTGGCGCAGCCTGCTGAAGATCAAGCGCAACCCCGAGGAGGTCCTCGGGCTGACGTTCATGCCGCTGATGTTCGTCGCGCTGTTCGTGTTCGTCTTCGGCCAGGCCATGATGGGCGACTGGCGGGCATACCGCGACCTGATCACGCCGGGCATCATCGCCCAGTCGGTCATCTTCGCCACGATCGGCACCGGCGTCGCGCTGAACACCGACATCGAGAAGGGCATTTTCGACCGCTTCCGCTCACTGCCCATCGCGCGCTCCGCCCCGCTCATCGGCGCCATCCTCGGCGACCTGGTGCGCTACCTGCTGACCGTCGTCATGGTGATGCTGGTGGCGGTGGCCATCGGGTACCGCCCCGAGGGCGGCGTGCTGGGCCTGCTGGCGGCCACCGCCGTGGTCATGGCGTTCGCGTTCGCGCTGTGCTGGCTGTCGGCGTTCATGGGGATGCTGCTGCGCACGCCGATGGCGGTGAACATCTTCGGTTCGGTGTGGATGTTCCCGCTGACCTTCGGCAGCTCGGCCTTTGTGCCCACCGACCAGATGCCGGGTTTCATGCAGACGTTCGCCGAGATCAACCCGGTCACCCACGTCATCAACGCCATGCGCGAGCTGCTGAACTCCCAGCCCGCCGGCGAATCGCTGCTGTGGGTGCTGCTGTGGACGATCGGCATCACCGCGGTCTTCTTCCCCCTGGCCACCCGGGCCTACCGGCGCCGCGCCTGA
- a CDS encoding sporulation protein has product MGIKRVLAAFGIGGPSIDTVVPEPHTRPGQELHGYIDLAGGEVDADIDEIAVSLAARVEVESGDYEGQVTREFHRMAVTGPFRLHAGEQRRVPFTYRVTYQSPLTDAGGRPLPGAVVGLDTDVVIGGAPDKGDLDLIRIYPLPAQDRILEAAHRLGFALVKTDIEQGRLVGTRQEFPLYQELEFRAAPQYAGRMNEMELSFVADPQGVEVVIEVDKRGGLFTESQDRFARFRIEHAQAEQGGDWAPALAQTVDSMLQSRGIFG; this is encoded by the coding sequence ATGGGCATCAAGCGCGTACTCGCGGCGTTCGGCATCGGCGGCCCCAGCATCGACACGGTCGTCCCGGAGCCGCATACCCGGCCCGGCCAGGAGCTGCACGGCTACATCGACCTCGCCGGCGGCGAGGTCGACGCCGACATCGACGAGATCGCGGTCTCCCTCGCCGCCCGCGTGGAGGTGGAGAGCGGCGACTACGAGGGCCAGGTCACCCGGGAGTTCCACCGGATGGCCGTCACCGGCCCGTTCCGGCTGCACGCAGGCGAGCAGCGCCGGGTGCCCTTCACCTACCGGGTCACCTACCAGAGCCCGCTCACCGACGCCGGCGGGCGCCCCCTGCCCGGCGCCGTCGTGGGCCTGGACACCGACGTGGTGATCGGCGGCGCTCCCGACAAGGGCGACCTCGACCTCATCCGCATCTACCCGCTGCCCGCCCAGGACCGCATCCTTGAGGCGGCGCACCGGCTCGGGTTCGCGCTGGTCAAGACCGACATCGAGCAGGGCCGCCTGGTGGGCACCCGTCAGGAGTTCCCGCTGTACCAGGAGCTGGAGTTCCGGGCGGCACCGCAGTACGCGGGCCGGATGAACGAGATGGAGCTGTCCTTCGTCGCCGACCCCCAAGGTGTCGAGGTGGTCATCGAGGTAGACAAGCGCGGTGGCCTGTTCACCGAGAGCCAGGACCGGTTCGCCCGCTTCCGCATCGAGCACGCCCAGGCGGAGCAGGGCGGCGACTGGGCGCCCGCACTGGCGCAGACCGTCGACTCCATGCTGCAGAGCCGCGGCATCTTCGGCTAG